Proteins co-encoded in one Prevotella sp. E13-27 genomic window:
- a CDS encoding fasciclin produces the protein MTRKTSLLITGWLLLTSLFMLSCQDIADDDHYSAPSWLRGNAWQVLEGDGNHKMFLKAVELTDYKPIVNGQSILTIMAPDDDAWQKFLQEQGYASVEDMNEKAPQALKKTVGFHLMYYAYDWNNLVNYRPSEGDGASAEQKEANAGLWYKHRTRSQDDMEDMRGKLNGVDTLVTVYHYERFLPVLSNKFFASKGISAKENYEYFFPQSQWSVQNDGFQVANASVKDANAVVTDNGYLYHINQVIRPLETIYQTLKGNPNYSDYISLYDKYAEFTEAATETSDKVGKVVYTLTHGVLPSIACEWPVTDYRRMETLERAAYNIFAPSNLAINNFFKNYWTAEGGYLSLDDLDPMIMRYFIMQSFAESTEPVFPEEITKGLVETSFGTPININPNDVSDRLFCENGVVYGMNDMKAPAIFSSVVGPAFKDTTYQCFLYTLDKSDLILSLASNKSEFVVLVPSNLQYNQNEPEMRINVTSQGKNLEVFNETDGGYANIGQSQARNIINIHTATNLNELKTTGTQVVETNTAFNYWFVHDGKITTNALFNEQLNPSYTGTPFVGFKEVTINGKPWDNGRAYTYENKQLFSEQTGDGLEHLLAVGNDKNYEYYLFSQLLQKAGIVNQGKMSSIFTEGERCVAFVPTNEAIKQNISNIPGCSGLKVAGDYTLSGSITSTNKTLLANYLRNYFVSSLTNTVTSYPYPGSAFKGKYLALSGNNVELQDHGTTISIGMENGTQVYAIDKYFALPFAFSDGCMQLINGILLSE, from the coding sequence ATGACAAGGAAAACATCACTATTAATCACTGGTTGGCTACTGCTGACTAGTCTCTTTATGCTTTCTTGTCAGGATATTGCTGATGACGATCATTATTCAGCACCCTCGTGGCTGAGGGGAAATGCCTGGCAGGTTCTGGAAGGCGACGGTAATCACAAAATGTTCCTGAAAGCCGTAGAGCTAACCGATTACAAGCCCATCGTCAACGGACAGAGTATCCTTACAATCATGGCGCCCGATGATGATGCATGGCAGAAGTTCTTGCAGGAGCAGGGCTACGCATCAGTAGAGGACATGAACGAGAAAGCTCCACAGGCGTTGAAAAAGACAGTAGGTTTCCACCTGATGTACTACGCCTACGACTGGAACAATCTGGTGAACTATCGTCCTTCAGAAGGCGATGGAGCTTCTGCAGAACAGAAAGAGGCCAATGCCGGTCTGTGGTACAAGCACCGCACACGCAGTCAGGACGATATGGAAGACATGCGCGGAAAGCTCAATGGCGTTGACACGCTTGTCACCGTTTATCACTACGAGCGATTCCTTCCCGTTCTTTCAAACAAGTTCTTTGCGTCGAAAGGCATTAGCGCCAAGGAGAACTATGAGTATTTCTTCCCGCAGAGCCAATGGTCTGTGCAGAATGACGGATTCCAGGTTGCCAACGCAAGCGTGAAGGACGCAAACGCAGTAGTTACCGACAATGGCTATCTGTATCACATCAATCAGGTGATACGTCCCTTGGAGACAATCTATCAGACTCTGAAGGGCAACCCCAACTATTCAGACTATATCAGTCTATACGACAAGTATGCCGAGTTTACGGAAGCTGCTACTGAGACCAGCGACAAGGTGGGAAAGGTGGTTTACACGCTTACTCACGGCGTACTGCCCAGTATTGCCTGTGAATGGCCGGTAACCGACTATCGCAGGATGGAGACGCTGGAGCGTGCTGCATATAACATTTTTGCGCCGTCGAACCTTGCTATCAACAATTTCTTCAAGAACTATTGGACAGCAGAAGGCGGATATCTGTCACTGGACGACCTGGATCCGATGATCATGCGCTATTTCATCATGCAGTCGTTTGCAGAGAGCACGGAGCCTGTATTCCCTGAAGAAATAACAAAGGGTCTGGTAGAGACTTCGTTCGGCACACCCATCAACATTAATCCGAATGACGTGAGCGACCGCCTGTTCTGTGAGAATGGTGTGGTATATGGTATGAACGACATGAAGGCGCCCGCCATCTTCTCGTCAGTGGTAGGTCCTGCTTTCAAGGACACTACATATCAGTGCTTCCTCTACACTCTTGACAAGAGCGACCTTATCCTTTCATTGGCATCCAACAAGTCTGAATTTGTGGTATTGGTGCCCAGCAACCTGCAGTACAATCAGAACGAACCAGAGATGCGTATTAACGTCACATCACAAGGCAAGAATCTGGAAGTCTTCAATGAGACTGACGGTGGTTACGCCAACATTGGACAGAGTCAGGCACGCAATATCATCAACATTCACACTGCCACCAACCTGAACGAGCTGAAAACAACAGGTACACAGGTAGTAGAGACAAACACCGCCTTTAACTACTGGTTCGTTCACGATGGTAAGATTACCACCAACGCCCTGTTCAACGAGCAGCTGAATCCTTCATACACAGGAACACCTTTCGTGGGATTCAAAGAGGTGACCATCAACGGAAAGCCATGGGACAATGGACGCGCCTACACTTACGAGAACAAACAGCTCTTCAGTGAACAGACAGGCGACGGACTTGAGCACCTGCTGGCAGTAGGCAACGACAAGAACTACGAATACTATCTCTTCTCACAACTGCTACAGAAAGCAGGCATCGTAAATCAGGGAAAGATGTCAAGCATCTTCACTGAAGGTGAGCGCTGTGTGGCCTTTGTTCCTACCAACGAAGCCATAAAGCAGAACATCAGCAATATACCTGGCTGCAGCGGTCTGAAGGTAGCTGGAGACTATACACTCTCAGGCTCTATCACAAGCACCAACAAGACATTGCTTGCCAACTACCTTCGCAACTATTTCGTATCGTCATTGACAAACACTGTCACAAGCTATCCTTATCCAGGATCAGCTTTCAAAGGCAAGTACCTTGCTCTCAGTGGTAATAATGTAGAGTTGCAAGATCATGGCACCACCATCAGCATTGGAATGGAGAATGGTACGCAAGTCTATGCCATTGACAAGTATTTTGCATTGCCTTTCGCCTTCAGCGATGGTTGCATGCAACTAATAAATGGAATCCTTTTAAGTGAATAG
- a CDS encoding SusC/RagA family TonB-linked outer membrane protein encodes MNYNIFFYTNSMKSRMWKLVICTAFFILNSSLFTSISAQTITGTVTELIGNTKEPIIGANVVLVNNQNRHVKGTVTDFNGNYNLQVPKDANNLRLKVSYIGMKTQTVKYTGQKVLNFTLENQAMLKEVTVTGQKGGRDGMGISRMEQTSSVQRLDMTEIVETSPVTSVEEALQGQIAGLDINLGGDPGARSSIRIRGTSSLSASNEPLIVIDGVPQDIDISDDFNFATANEEDFGALLNIAPANIESIEVMKDASATAIYGTKGANGVLLINTKKGTMGKTKFSFSSKFTVKKEPESIPLLNGPQYVALMQNSIWNAANAKGVSSASNEMNMLFNNAELNYDPNFRYYDEYNVDTDWLEEVKQDAIITDNNFSMTGGGEKAVYKLNLGYYDEQGTTIGTGVQRLSAGMKITYSFSDRLRVHTDFSFSNTNKDANVLDNARSMAMNKMPNLSPYWIDDVTKQSTGVYFTPEEDFQGGYSSNYNPVALVKEGYSKTTQRQEKMTIKLDYEFPFKLRYEGWVSMNMSTTKNKKFLPQEATGVLWTSSNANRSTDATSDAFSLQTENKLIYNNTFGKYHKLIATALVKTADSQSFSYSSSTYGNASPNLSDPVVGSVVASSGSGNSERRSIMFIGQAVYSFDNRYVVRATVNREGNSTMGKDKRWGTFPAFGLAWNAEQEHFWSESIKKWLNTAKLRIGYGLSGSSPSGASIYLGAYKSLGQYMNMAAIVPDRMQLDNLKWETTRETDFGIDLRLFDKLNFTFDYYDKETRDMLLKDTKVPASTGYSSVKYINSGKMSNRGVEFRMDYEIYRNKTWTVSVNANVSRNVNKVKELPSTWVFDNYTFGNGNYALRIVENAPVGSFYGYRYLGVYQNTEETYARDANGNVMTDWQGKTITMKNGTEQVYPGDARYEDINHDGVINENDIVYLGNANPKFFGGGGFQIRWKQLTLTTFFYGRYGQKVINGARISLENMRGKGNQSTAVLHRWRSEGDQTDIPRALYGMGYNYLGSDRFVEDASFIRLKTLSLSYNLPKAWLKKIGITRLNVFATGYDLLTWTSYKGQDPEVKMPSPTSLVKDNATTPVSKRFAFGINLDF; translated from the coding sequence ATGAACTATAACATATTTTTTTACACGAATAGTATGAAGTCAAGGATGTGGAAGCTTGTGATATGCACGGCATTCTTCATTCTTAACTCTTCACTCTTCACTTCCATTTCGGCACAAACCATTACCGGTACCGTCACCGAGCTTATAGGTAACACGAAAGAGCCTATCATTGGTGCCAACGTGGTGCTGGTGAACAATCAGAACCGTCATGTAAAAGGTACTGTGACCGACTTTAATGGCAACTATAACCTACAAGTGCCCAAAGATGCAAACAATCTGAGACTGAAGGTTTCATATATCGGCATGAAGACTCAAACTGTGAAATATACAGGCCAGAAAGTGCTGAACTTCACACTTGAGAACCAGGCCATGCTGAAAGAAGTGACTGTCACCGGACAGAAAGGCGGACGCGACGGTATGGGAATATCCCGTATGGAGCAGACCTCTTCAGTACAGAGACTCGACATGACGGAAATCGTGGAGACGTCGCCTGTCACCTCAGTAGAAGAGGCACTTCAAGGTCAGATTGCCGGTTTGGACATCAACCTGGGAGGCGACCCTGGTGCACGTAGCAGCATACGCATCCGCGGTACCAGCTCACTGAGTGCAAGCAACGAGCCGCTCATCGTCATCGACGGCGTGCCACAGGACATTGACATCAGCGATGACTTCAACTTCGCCACTGCCAACGAGGAAGATTTCGGCGCACTTCTGAACATCGCCCCTGCCAATATCGAAAGCATTGAGGTGATGAAAGACGCATCGGCCACTGCCATCTACGGTACGAAAGGTGCTAATGGTGTGCTGCTCATCAACACTAAGAAGGGAACAATGGGTAAGACCAAGTTCTCATTCTCCAGCAAGTTCACAGTGAAGAAAGAGCCAGAGAGCATTCCTCTGCTCAATGGTCCACAGTATGTGGCCTTGATGCAGAACTCTATCTGGAATGCAGCCAACGCGAAGGGCGTTAGCAGCGCAAGCAACGAGATGAACATGCTGTTCAACAATGCAGAGCTGAACTACGACCCGAACTTCCGTTATTACGACGAGTACAATGTAGATACCGACTGGCTGGAAGAAGTTAAGCAGGATGCCATCATCACAGACAACAACTTCTCTATGACTGGTGGTGGCGAGAAAGCTGTTTACAAGCTGAACCTCGGCTACTACGACGAGCAGGGTACGACAATAGGTACAGGTGTTCAGCGTTTGAGCGCCGGCATGAAGATTACATACAGCTTCAGTGATCGCCTGCGCGTACATACCGATTTCTCATTCTCCAACACTAACAAGGACGCCAACGTGCTGGATAACGCCCGCTCTATGGCAATGAACAAGATGCCTAACCTGAGTCCATACTGGATTGATGATGTGACAAAGCAGTCAACAGGTGTCTATTTCACTCCAGAAGAGGACTTCCAGGGTGGCTACTCCAGCAACTACAACCCTGTGGCACTGGTCAAAGAAGGCTACAGCAAGACCACACAGCGCCAGGAGAAGATGACCATTAAGCTGGACTATGAATTCCCATTCAAGCTAAGATATGAAGGCTGGGTATCCATGAACATGAGCACCACGAAGAACAAGAAGTTCCTTCCTCAGGAGGCAACGGGTGTGCTGTGGACCAGCAGCAATGCCAACCGTTCAACGGATGCTACCAGCGATGCTTTCTCTTTGCAGACAGAGAACAAGCTTATCTACAACAACACATTCGGCAAATATCACAAGTTGATTGCCACTGCCCTGGTGAAGACTGCTGACAGCCAGAGCTTCAGCTACAGCAGCAGTACCTACGGCAACGCCTCGCCAAACCTGAGCGACCCCGTAGTTGGCAGTGTGGTGGCATCTTCAGGTTCAGGCAACTCTGAACGCCGCAGCATTATGTTTATCGGACAGGCCGTCTATTCTTTCGACAACCGTTACGTGGTACGTGCAACAGTGAACCGAGAGGGTAACTCTACCATGGGTAAAGATAAGCGCTGGGGCACCTTCCCTGCCTTCGGCTTGGCATGGAACGCTGAACAAGAGCACTTCTGGAGCGAAAGCATAAAGAAATGGCTCAACACCGCCAAGCTTCGTATAGGCTACGGATTGAGCGGCTCATCACCTTCAGGTGCCAGCATCTATCTTGGTGCATACAAGAGTCTTGGACAATACATGAACATGGCGGCCATCGTGCCAGACCGCATGCAACTGGACAACCTGAAATGGGAGACAACGCGTGAGACAGACTTCGGTATCGACCTGCGTCTGTTTGACAAGTTGAACTTCACCTTCGACTATTATGACAAGGAGACAAGAGACATGCTGCTTAAAGACACCAAAGTGCCTGCATCAACAGGTTACTCATCTGTCAAGTACATAAACAGCGGAAAGATGTCGAACAGAGGTGTCGAGTTCCGCATGGACTACGAGATATACCGTAACAAGACATGGACAGTCTCCGTCAATGCCAACGTGAGCCGTAACGTGAACAAGGTTAAAGAGCTGCCATCTACATGGGTGTTTGACAACTACACCTTCGGCAACGGAAACTATGCGCTCCGCATAGTGGAGAACGCCCCAGTAGGCTCGTTCTATGGCTATCGCTACCTTGGCGTTTATCAGAACACGGAAGAGACATACGCCCGCGATGCCAACGGAAACGTGATGACCGACTGGCAGGGCAAGACCATTACCATGAAGAATGGTACTGAGCAAGTATATCCTGGTGATGCACGCTACGAAGACATCAACCACGACGGTGTAATCAACGAGAATGATATCGTATATCTAGGCAATGCCAACCCGAAGTTCTTCGGTGGTGGTGGTTTCCAGATACGCTGGAAGCAGCTGACACTGACAACATTCTTCTACGGACGCTACGGACAAAAGGTCATCAACGGTGCACGCATCTCACTGGAGAACATGCGCGGAAAGGGCAACCAGTCAACAGCAGTTCTGCACCGCTGGCGCTCGGAAGGCGACCAGACCGACATTCCACGCGCTCTCTATGGCATGGGCTACAACTATCTGGGCTCAGACCGTTTCGTGGAGGACGCATCATTCATCCGTCTGAAGACTCTCTCACTGAGTTATAACCTGCCAAAGGCATGGCTCAAGAAAATAGGTATCACACGACTGAACGTCTTCGCTACAGGATATGACCTCCTCACATGGACAAGCTATAAGGGACAGGATCCTGAGGTGAAGATGCCATCACCAACATCTTTGGTAAAGGACAACGCGACGACACCTGTCTCTAAGCGTTTCGCATTTGGTATTAACCTCGACTTCTAA
- a CDS encoding RagB/SusD family nutrient uptake outer membrane protein: protein MKQKYIKIICAICVICGLSSCNDWLDVLPNNEQVTDNYWKSKEDVEAVIASSYYYMRQSTPTIIKWGELRGGTIYTLGASEAKLQDFNMTASHSLCDWSTIYKIIGLANSVIMYAPGVNDNTYYDAMRNSHLAEAYFIRDYCYLLLVKNFKEVPLVLQAYVNDHASFDLAKSSELEIIARIKEDIKTILSKGSAKGTYEEDWQTKGRVTKWALYALMADACLWSEDYDQCIQYCDMILNATDNFRPAFIKKSNDWFTMFYPGNSNESIFELNWDYNSYQESNNFASLFTPTGSPTLRPTPQATEKMKQETQELKNKGVTEDGRMGRMLLGTYVPDNGSTAAWATANQYYIWKYYGTDVADISGGARQHQDANFIIYRVAEIMMMKAQALTMKGESSWKEAISLINKIRNRAGLADFKNIDITASDADALISQLDELTLLEEILDQKEMEFMAEGKRWYDLLWFGRIAGNKYKTQFINKVIEGNVTTNQQWIFSVLQDANAWYMPIPQADIEHNTLLVQNPYYGTTK from the coding sequence ATGAAACAGAAATATATCAAAATCATCTGCGCAATCTGCGTAATCTGCGGTCTTTCCTCCTGCAATGACTGGCTCGATGTCCTGCCCAACAACGAGCAGGTGACCGACAACTACTGGAAGTCGAAAGAGGATGTGGAAGCTGTTATCGCCTCCAGCTACTATTATATGAGACAAAGCACACCAACCATAATCAAATGGGGTGAGCTGCGAGGTGGCACCATCTATACACTGGGAGCAAGTGAAGCTAAGCTACAGGACTTCAACATGACTGCCAGCCATTCACTCTGCGACTGGTCAACCATCTACAAGATCATAGGCCTTGCCAACTCAGTCATCATGTATGCGCCTGGTGTAAACGATAACACCTATTACGACGCTATGCGTAACTCGCACCTGGCAGAAGCTTATTTCATACGCGATTACTGCTATCTCCTGTTAGTGAAGAACTTCAAGGAGGTGCCCCTCGTACTTCAGGCATACGTCAACGACCACGCTTCATTCGACTTGGCAAAATCTAGTGAACTGGAGATTATCGCACGTATAAAAGAAGACATTAAGACCATATTAAGTAAAGGGTCTGCCAAAGGCACATATGAAGAGGATTGGCAGACTAAGGGCCGTGTCACGAAATGGGCACTCTATGCTCTGATGGCCGATGCTTGTCTGTGGAGCGAGGACTACGACCAGTGTATCCAGTATTGTGACATGATACTCAATGCCACCGACAATTTCCGTCCGGCATTCATAAAGAAGTCGAACGACTGGTTTACCATGTTCTATCCTGGCAACTCCAATGAGAGTATATTCGAGCTGAACTGGGACTATAACAGCTATCAGGAGAGTAACAACTTTGCATCACTGTTCACGCCGACAGGCTCCCCCACCCTTCGTCCCACGCCACAGGCCACTGAGAAGATGAAACAGGAGACACAGGAATTAAAGAACAAAGGTGTAACGGAAGACGGACGCATGGGACGCATGCTTCTCGGAACCTACGTGCCTGATAATGGATCAACTGCAGCTTGGGCAACTGCCAACCAGTATTACATCTGGAAATATTATGGTACAGACGTGGCAGACATCTCCGGTGGTGCACGTCAACACCAGGATGCCAACTTCATTATCTATCGTGTGGCTGAAATCATGATGATGAAGGCACAGGCACTGACCATGAAAGGAGAAAGTTCATGGAAGGAAGCAATCAGCCTCATCAATAAGATTCGCAACCGTGCCGGTCTTGCCGACTTCAAGAATATCGACATCACAGCTTCAGATGCTGACGCTCTGATTTCACAACTTGACGAGCTGACTCTGCTGGAGGAAATTCTTGATCAGAAAGAGATGGAGTTCATGGCAGAAGGCAAGCGCTGGTACGACCTGTTGTGGTTCGGACGAATTGCCGGAAACAAATACAAGACGCAATTCATCAATAAAGTTATTGAAGGAAACGTGACCACTAATCAGCAGTGGATATTCTCTGTTTTGCAAGACGCAAACGCATGGTACATGCCTATTCCACAGGCAGACATTGAGCACAACACGCTGTTGGTGCAGAACCCATATTATGGAACAACGAAGTAA
- a CDS encoding DUF5108 domain-containing protein, which produces MITNSIKKIIAKGLTGCTCAFVLMAVSFLTACDKDVFDINTDPFKDQKYVNELKSPISTFLTEQEGFSEYVAALNYSNMFNALNQSSSGVSFTAFVPNDNAMKEFYQRRGANSLTDLTPEYVRQFVLYHTVKDSILPDQFIMKKTVQNLSNDVISIKIDSTQAGQILLNDEGRIIEMGLSAFNGKIYVLSKAMTPLVETVFDRISDAGQSTIMVEALRATGWAKKLSTVVDTTIVERQKVITHYYYTVLNVTDAVFSKAGISSLDQLRSKLKSNDSRALSEDSLLREYVGYHILQNQYSTDDLGAIQGSETTRIWSSSANNQVFTVTTDTLTDVVAEKYKLNASSEAARFVPEKSNILSKNGYVHEIDNWMPVWEPKQTAVLWDLADYPEIKNIVPAEDYQPSEPTSSEKRTRVANAACFEYEVGESGTNNSSYSEIDYVTCKSNMADANNYDRIVFNVGYMGKVSMKTPTIVRGKYRVELTLSYMANHNFMRTMSDGNGGLLKITFDEKQEHTIFSAPYTKVPKPLPGVYTSVLYDEIEFEETASHKFSFVVLDPAASTNKSFSLQFDCIRFIPIED; this is translated from the coding sequence ATGATTACCAATAGCATAAAGAAAATCATCGCAAAAGGACTGACAGGATGTACCTGTGCTTTCGTCCTAATGGCAGTTTCTTTTCTCACTGCCTGCGACAAGGATGTATTCGACATCAACACTGACCCTTTCAAGGATCAGAAGTATGTCAATGAGCTGAAATCGCCTATCTCGACATTCCTTACCGAACAGGAAGGCTTTAGCGAGTATGTAGCTGCGCTGAATTATTCAAACATGTTCAACGCGCTTAACCAGTCGTCCTCAGGCGTCAGTTTCACAGCCTTTGTGCCTAACGACAACGCCATGAAGGAGTTTTATCAGCGTCGCGGTGCGAACAGTCTGACGGACCTCACTCCAGAATATGTACGCCAGTTCGTTCTCTATCACACGGTAAAGGACTCTATCCTGCCAGACCAGTTTATCATGAAGAAAACTGTGCAGAATCTGAGCAACGATGTGATTTCAATAAAAATCGACTCCACCCAGGCAGGACAGATACTTCTGAACGACGAAGGCCGTATCATTGAAATGGGACTTAGTGCATTCAATGGAAAGATTTATGTACTTTCTAAGGCCATGACGCCATTGGTAGAGACCGTTTTTGACCGTATTTCAGATGCCGGGCAGTCAACTATCATGGTCGAAGCCCTGCGCGCCACAGGATGGGCCAAGAAGCTCAGCACCGTGGTAGATACCACTATTGTAGAACGCCAGAAAGTTATTACACATTATTATTATACAGTACTGAATGTTACCGATGCTGTTTTCAGCAAAGCTGGTATCAGTTCATTAGACCAGTTGCGCTCGAAGCTGAAGAGCAATGACAGCAGAGCTCTTTCCGAGGACTCGCTGCTTCGCGAATATGTGGGCTATCATATTCTTCAGAATCAGTACTCAACAGACGATCTGGGAGCCATTCAGGGTTCTGAGACAACACGTATATGGAGTTCATCGGCAAACAACCAGGTATTCACAGTAACTACCGACACGCTAACCGACGTAGTAGCAGAGAAATACAAGTTGAATGCTTCTTCGGAAGCAGCTCGCTTCGTTCCAGAAAAGTCAAACATCCTGTCGAAGAACGGCTATGTGCATGAGATTGACAACTGGATGCCAGTATGGGAACCTAAGCAGACCGCAGTCCTCTGGGATTTGGCTGACTATCCGGAAATAAAGAATATTGTTCCTGCTGAGGATTATCAACCATCAGAGCCCACGTCGTCTGAGAAGCGCACCCGAGTAGCCAACGCTGCCTGCTTCGAATATGAGGTAGGAGAATCTGGCACAAATAATTCCTCTTATAGTGAGATTGACTATGTCACCTGTAAGAGCAACATGGCTGATGCGAACAACTACGACCGCATTGTATTCAACGTTGGCTATATGGGTAAGGTCAGCATGAAGACTCCTACCATTGTACGTGGCAAGTACCGCGTAGAGCTGACTCTATCCTACATGGCAAACCATAACTTCATGCGCACCATGAGCGACGGTAACGGTGGATTGCTGAAAATAACATTCGACGAGAAACAGGAACATACCATTTTCTCAGCACCTTACACCAAGGTGCCCAAACCACTGCCCGGTGTTTATACCAGCGTACTCTACGATGAGATTGAATTCGAGGAGACAGCGTCACACAAGTTCAGTTTCGTTGTTCTCGACCCGGCTGCCAGCACTAACAAAAGCTTCAGTCTGCAATTCGACTGCATACGCTTCATCCCTATTGAAGATTGA
- a CDS encoding fasciclin domain-containing protein — MKTNIISRLSTALLVASIALVSCSELEDNDHYSNTDSQINNKELKIVNQTSDQYMHSREDLSQMNQLFEAQGIYKELQEKGQFSTLLVVANNDFKQPSTDSIKFITRSHISDISISPANLKDGTRLMMWHGKYVDVSIDSLGHEGNIVDHIMFNNAAIKEVVKTTNGYIYIISDMIKTPTSLRDYIESLPDDYSIFRDMILASGGKVFDRTNSKAIGVNNEGNTVYDTVWIYTNEFFDNVKFDMNSESLTATMLLFSNDVINDAMNDAHERLGKWQLERSDSLIKDWLLKTSFFSKKYTGEEIQTTEENELKSIYNTVWRTDLQQVDANNPIALSNGIVYNVKKLRFPLGVLVYRLKDYFHHYEYCTAEQKDEYFKGTNLTFKNCSTEVVAWTPWAGVWPMHENRVLQYDKPSGLNDSEGFQLDFTPVKKDADGNITPYLIPPGTYRMGMGFTQAVTFSALTITVFANGTEIAKVSRKVGGNTDYHYDRGSTLPRCFPEGYDASYVREMGGNSKASYYDTDGGKIFDEIIIPDVNGDNSGVKIVIRISSNDWEGQTFIRLHHWCLRPIENTK, encoded by the coding sequence ATGAAGACAAACATCATATCAAGATTATCGACCGCATTACTGGTAGCAAGTATCGCATTGGTATCTTGCTCCGAGCTGGAGGACAACGATCACTACTCCAATACAGACAGTCAGATAAACAACAAGGAGTTGAAGATTGTAAACCAGACCAGCGACCAATACATGCACAGTCGCGAGGATCTCTCCCAGATGAACCAGCTGTTTGAGGCTCAAGGCATCTACAAGGAGCTTCAGGAGAAAGGTCAGTTCAGCACACTCCTCGTGGTGGCCAACAACGACTTTAAACAGCCGTCAACAGACAGCATCAAGTTCATCACACGTTCACACATCAGTGACATATCTATCTCTCCTGCCAACCTTAAGGACGGCACTCGTCTGATGATGTGGCACGGAAAGTATGTTGACGTGAGCATCGACTCCTTGGGACATGAAGGCAATATTGTTGATCATATCATGTTCAACAACGCTGCCATCAAAGAAGTGGTGAAGACAACAAACGGATATATCTACATCATTTCCGATATGATTAAGACCCCAACCTCACTGCGCGACTATATCGAGTCATTGCCCGATGACTACTCTATCTTCCGCGACATGATCTTAGCATCCGGAGGTAAAGTCTTCGATCGCACTAACAGTAAGGCTATTGGTGTGAACAATGAAGGAAACACGGTCTATGACACAGTATGGATCTACACGAATGAATTCTTCGACAATGTTAAATTCGACATGAACTCAGAGTCGCTCACTGCAACCATGCTGCTCTTCTCTAACGATGTCATCAACGATGCCATGAACGATGCCCACGAGCGTCTTGGTAAATGGCAATTGGAACGCAGCGACAGTCTCATCAAGGACTGGCTGTTGAAGACATCATTCTTCTCTAAGAAATACACTGGCGAGGAGATTCAGACCACAGAAGAGAATGAGCTCAAGAGTATCTATAACACCGTTTGGCGCACCGACCTGCAGCAAGTAGATGCCAACAACCCCATAGCGCTATCAAATGGTATTGTTTACAATGTTAAGAAACTGCGTTTCCCATTGGGTGTGCTCGTCTATCGCCTGAAGGACTACTTCCACCATTACGAGTACTGTACCGCAGAGCAGAAAGACGAATACTTCAAGGGAACAAACCTTACCTTTAAGAATTGCAGCACAGAAGTTGTAGCATGGACACCATGGGCTGGTGTATGGCCTATGCACGAAAACCGTGTCCTTCAATACGACAAGCCATCAGGCCTCAACGACAGTGAAGGATTCCAGTTGGACTTCACCCCAGTGAAAAAAGATGCAGATGGCAACATAACGCCATATCTCATCCCACCTGGCACATACCGCATGGGTATGGGATTCACCCAAGCCGTAACATTCTCAGCCCTTACTATAACCGTCTTCGCAAACGGCACTGAAATCGCAAAGGTTTCACGAAAAGTGGGTGGAAACACTGACTATCACTACGATCGTGGCTCCACACTGCCGAGATGTTTCCCTGAGGGCTATGATGCATCATACGTTCGCGAAATGGGTGGTAACAGCAAGGCAAGCTACTACGACACCGACGGTGGTAAGATATTCGACGAGATTATTATCCCCGATGTTAATGGCGACAACTCCGGTGTAAAGATTGTCATACGTATCAGCAGCAACGACTGGGAAGGACAAACCTTTATCAGGCTCCATCACTGGTGTCTGCGCCCCATTGAGAACACAAAATGA